A window from Populus trichocarpa isolate Nisqually-1 chromosome 3, P.trichocarpa_v4.1, whole genome shotgun sequence encodes these proteins:
- the LOC7461323 gene encoding transcription termination factor MTERF8, chloroplastic gives MRSLLLSLLQKRFLNTSPPLPIAPSSLSFTVQYLITSCGLSLQSACSVSKKFQIDEQNLQKPLSVIQLLKSHDFKDAHIAKMIEKRPRLLHCSTQDNLKPKFDFFIKNGFVGRLLPELLVSDPVILTRNLGSRIKPCFKLLKSYVQSREGVVALLKRAPFFLSYGSMDSMRLNIDLLVKEGVAADRIAKLLIWQPRSILYKPDRIVYALNALKNLGLQPGDKPFIQALSVRIQSNDTAWKKKIEVIKSLGWSEEEVLRSFKRHPPLFGYSEKKIRTAMDFFINTMELERQFIIKSPNFLGMSIDKRIRPRYNVIKVLESKELIKRDKKISTLLSLSEKNFWANYVIKYADEVPGLLEIYGGAGKAK, from the coding sequence ATGAGAAGCCTGCTGCTTTCTCTGCTTCAAAAACGTTTCTTGAATACATCACCACCACTACCAATTGCCCCATCGTCACTCTCATTTACTGTTCAGTACCTCATTACCTCATGTGGGCTTTCCTTGCAGTCAGCTTGTTCTGTTTCCAAAAAGTTCCAAATCGATGAACAGAATCTCCAAAAGCCCCTATCCGTTATCCAACTTTTGAAATCTCACGATTTTAAGGATGCCCACATTGCCAAAATGATCGAAAAGCGACCCCGATTGCTTCACTGCAGTACACAAGACAATTTGAAGCCCAAATTCGACTTCTTCATCAAGAATGGATTCGTGGGTCGACTTCTCCCTGAGTTATTAGTTTCAGATCCGGTAATTTTGACAAGGAACTTGGGTTCTCGTATTAAGCCATGTTTTAAGCTCTTGAAGTCATATGTACAGAGTCGTGAAGGCGTTGTAGCTCTTCTTAAGCGTGCTCCGTTTTTTTTATCGTATGGTTCCATGGACTCAATGCGACTAAATATTGATTTGTTGGTAAAAGAGGGTGTGGCTGCTGATAGGATTGCAAAACTGTTGATCTGGCAACCAAGAAGTATACTCTATAAGCCTGATAGGATAGTTTATGCGCTAAATGCTCTTAAGAACCTGGGACTTCAGCCAGGGGATAAACCATTTATACAGGCTCTTAGCGTGAGGATACAATCGAATGACACGGcttggaagaagaaaattgaagttatCAAGAGTTTGGGCTGGAGTGAAGAGGAGGTTTTGAGGAGTTTTAAACGACACCCGCCATTATTTGGATACTCAGAGAAGAAAATCAGGACTGCAATGGATTTCTTTATCAACACTATGGAGTTGGAACGACAATTTATAATAAAGAGTCCCAATTTTCTTGGGATGTCAATTGATAAAAGGATTCGTCCAAGGTATAACGTTATCAAGGTTTTGGAGTCAAAGGAACTGATTAAAAGAGATAAGAAGATTAGTACTTTGTTGTCATTAAGTGAGAAAAATTTCTGGGCGAATTATGTCATCAAGTATGCGGACGAGGTCCCAGGTTTACTAGAGATATATGGTGGTGCTGGCAAGGCAAAATAG